The Miscanthus floridulus cultivar M001 chromosome 17, ASM1932011v1, whole genome shotgun sequence genome has a window encoding:
- the LOC136516203 gene encoding bZIP transcription factor 39-like: MAEPALLDPSPFDLRHYPAYLFDPDIPLDAGGLPLGEFAGDDGCDGLDFDLPVDFSIDDFLLRSPDRGDDGDDSGEGSAAGSGPTASSPASPATSGANSAVANAGVREVKHEDSDEGRSGAAPNWSLKRKQASPGGATSDGAKCRRSGDGELSPSASASRAVAEDSDERGAGGEEEDKRRTARLVRNRESAQLSRQRKKRYVEELEEKVKSMHSVINDLNSKISFIAAENATLRQKLGGAGVSGPPPGVYPPPPLPGIHFPWVPGYAMRPHGSHVPLVPIPRLKPQQAAAAGKVSKKPEVKKSVESKSKTTTKTKKVASISLLGLLFVALVFGAFVPGFNHSHGMRGRSDNVMFGNFGHSDARVFSVTNHGKGPKGGLNSSDIISTDPGMVTGHADGAGQKHRAANDSSEILPALLYVPRNGKRVKINGNLIIHSVLASEKAVAHKASNVQSVKDYKETSVAIAHYLSPPGKDMNSKETFLPDAPLPQWFREGMEGPVLNSGMCSEVFQFDISAASAKSGGIIPASPTVNSSVNATQKIPKPASAYGGKLKNRRIMYNEAIPLTGKKVNNTEPRAFNSTSESSKVPDSKPASSVIVSVLADPREAGNGDGDPRVSPKPLSRIFVVVLLDGVRYVTYSCTLPFKSASPHLVN, from the exons ATGGCGGAGCCGGCCCTCCTGGATCCCTCCCCCTTCGATCTCCGCCACTACCCGGCGTACCTCTTCGACCCGGACATCCCCCTCGACGCCGGCGGCCTCCCGCTTGGCGAATTCGCCGGCGACGACGGCTGCGATGGCCTGGACTTCGACCTGCCCGTGGATTTCTCTATCGACGACTTCCTCCTCCGGTCCCCCGACCGCGGGGACGACGGCGACGACTCCGGTGAGGGCTCAGCCGCCGGATCCGGCCCCACCGCGTCCTCCCCGGCCTCCCCGGCCACCTCCGGCGCGAACTCCGCCGTGGCCAACGCCGGCGTCCGCGAGGTGAAGCACGAGGACTCGGACGAGGGAAGGAGCGGCGCCGCCCCGAACTGGAGCCTCAAGCGGAAGCAGGCGAGTCCCGGAGGAGCCACCTCGGACGGGGCCAAGTGCCGCCGATCCGGCGATGGGGAGCTTTCTCCATCTGCATCGGCGTCACGTGCCGTCGCGGAGGACTCCGACGAGAGGGGCGCGGGCGGCGAGGAAGAGGACAAGCGCCGGACTGCGCGCCTGGTGCGGAACCGTGAGAGCGCGCAGCTCTCTCGGCAGAGGAAGAAGCGGTACGTCGAGGAGCTGGAGGAGAAGGTGAAATCGATGCACTCGGTGATAAATGACCTCAATTCTAAGATCTCCTTCATCGCGGCCGAGAACGCCACACTGAGGCAGAAACTCGGTGGTGCCGGGGTGAGTGGCCCGCCACCTGGGGTTTATCCACCGCCACCACTGCCAGGCATTCATTTCCCCTGGGTTCCTGGGTATGCAATGCGGCCTCATGGCTCCCATGTCCCACTTGTGCCAATCCCGCGATTGAAGCCACAGCAGGCAGCAGCTGCAGGGAAGGTATCCAAGAAACCGGAGGTCAAGAAGTCTGTGGAGAGCAAGAGTAAGACCACGACCAAGACCAAGAAAGTGGCAAGTATTAGCCTTCTTGGTTTGCTGTTTGTTGCACTTGTCTTTGGTGCTTTTGTTCCTGGGTTCAATCATAgtcatggaatgagaggaaggagTGACAATGTGATGTTTGGAAATTTTGGCCATTCTGATGCTAGGGTGTTTAGTGTCACTAACCATGGTAAAGGACCTAAAGGTGGTTTAAACAGTAGTGACATCATCAGTACTGATCCTGGAATGGTTACTGGGCATGCTGATGGAGCGGGGCAGAAGCATCGAGCTGCAAATGACTCCAGTGAGATCTTGCCTGCTTTGTTGTATGTGCCGAGGAATGGAAAACGTGTTAAGATCAATGGCAATTTGATTATTCATTCTGTGCTTGCAAGTGAGAAAGCAGTGGCACATAAGGCCTCAAATGTTCAGTCAGTTAAAGATTACAAGGAGACCAGTGTTGCTATAGCTCACTATCTGTCCCCACCTGGAAAGGATATGAATTCAAAAGAGACGTTCCTGCCAGATGCACCACTGCCACAGTGGTTTCGTGAAGGAATGGAAG GACCCGTTTTGAACTCGGGAATGTGCAGTGAGGTATTTCAGTTCGATATTTCCGCAGCTTCGGCCAAATCTGGTGGCATTATACCTGCTTCTCCAACTGTGAACTCAAGTGTCAATGCTACCCAAAAAATTCCGAAGCCTGCTTCTGCTTATGGGGGCAAGCTGAAAAACAGGAGGATCATGTATAACGAGGCGATTCCACTCACTGGAAAAAAGGTGAACAACACAGAGCCTCGGGCTTTTAACAGCACTTCTGAAAGCAGCAAGGTACCTGATAGCAAGCCAGCATCATCAGTTATTGTCTCTGTGCTAGCTGATCCCAGGGAGGCTGGCAATGGGGATGGTGATCCAAGAGTATCACCAAAACCCCTCTCCAGGATATTTGTCGTCGTACTGCTTGATGGTGTCAGATACGTGACTTACTCGTGCACACTTCCTTTCAAGAGTGCCAGCCCCCACCTTGTGAACTAA